The Candidatus Nomurabacteria bacterium genome has a segment encoding these proteins:
- a CDS encoding tail fiber domain-containing protein — MIIGNIIYGTSIDGTGTTISTGSIGIGDSSPDYRFDIDADVASYASGIFNDGNATTRSGLFIQAGVDDHTAASTSTLIGFADGDGTTVGSITFGSSATAYNTTSDRRLKENIVDTDLSIDDLMNVQVRDFTWKADSSHKLTHGFIAQELYDVYPLAVTLPNEDDGYYMVDYSKLTPLIVKAVQDLKEEVDVLKSGSFGNRVNYVVSSTISMAEAFIEKLTTKTLTVEELEVGSGDDLYCIYVKNGTLKKEQGSCDDVLYNQENNSSSGSEEVIEEITEEEPVEENIEEEVVEEEIVDIEEEVVEDNTEEEIVEEEIIEEIEPVEETPEEVVEETPEEAPEVVEETPEDTIQ; from the coding sequence ATGATTATCGGCAACATAATCTACGGTACAAGCATAGACGGAACTGGTACCACCATCTCAACAGGTTCAATCGGTATCGGAGACTCATCACCCGACTATAGATTCGACATAGACGCAGATGTCGCAAGCTATGCTTCGGGTATATTCAACGATGGAAATGCAACAACAAGAAGCGGACTATTTATACAAGCAGGAGTCGACGATCATACTGCTGCATCTACCTCAACACTCATAGGTTTTGCTGATGGAGATGGTACAACAGTTGGATCTATTACATTTGGATCTTCTGCAACTGCATACAACACAACATCTGACAGAAGACTAAAGGAAAACATCGTAGACACAGACCTATCTATAGATGACCTTATGAATGTACAAGTCAGAGACTTCACATGGAAAGCAGACTCTTCACACAAGTTAACTCACGGTTTCATAGCTCAAGAACTATATGACGTCTATCCACTTGCTGTTACTCTTCCAAATGAAGACGATGGATACTACATGGTTGATTACTCAAAACTAACTCCACTTATCGTCAAAGCTGTACAAGACTTGAAAGAGGAGGTGGATGTACTAAAGAGCGGAAGTTTTGGAAATAGAGTTAACTACGTTGTTTCAAGTACTATAAGTATGGCAGAAGCGTTTATAGAAAAACTAACAACCAAAACACTTACGGTAGAAGAACTAGAAGTCGGTTCTGGCGATGACTTGTATTGTATATATGTAAAGAATGGAACTCTAAAGAAAGAACAAGGATCTTGCGACGATGTTTTGTATAACCAAGAAAATAATTCTTCTTCTGGAAGCGAAGAAGTAATAGAAGAAATAACAGAAGAAGAGCCCGTCGAAGAAAATATCGAAGAAGAAGTAGTAGAAGAAGAAATAGTAGATATTGAGGAAGAAGTTGTGGAGGATAATACTGAAGAAGAAATAGTAGAAGAAGAGATTATAGAAGAAATTGAGCCAGTAGAGGAAACTCCAGAAGAAGTCGTAGAAGAGACACCCGAAGAAGCTCCAGAGGTGGTAGAAGAAACCCCAGAAGATACTATTCAATAA
- a CDS encoding type IIA DNA topoisomerase subunit B, translated as MPKEKKESKYGADQISVLEGLEPVRKRPGMYIGTTGPEGLHHLIWEIFDNSRDEAMGGFCDRIEIALLPGNKIRVVDNGRGIPTDTHSKTKVSALETIMTTLHAGGKFGGEGYKVSGGLHGVGASVVNALSVYMKAEVHRDGSKFIQEYSKGIKKYNVKKVGKSDYTGTIVTFEPDIEIFKEIKFDWNKVVNHMRQQAYLVKGLRISILDLREWDGGLEKGESIDEAIYLEDLQLPYPDMSFCFDGGLVSLIRFQNRDDKPVHSTIFYVEKEDSGVGVEVALQYIDDIDTKIIPFANNIYQSEGGTHVTGFKTALTRLLNTYAKKNNLVKESDGSFTGEDVLEGLVASISVKLEEIQFEGQTKAKLGSTEAQGAVATVFGDAFGAFLEEKPEEAKAIINKALLAVRARKAAKAAKDSVLRKGALEGMTLPGKLADCSSKNAADSEIFIVEGDSAGGTAKTGRDRTTQAVLPLRGKILNIERARLDKILSSEQVKNLVVALGTSIGEMFDIDKLRYHKVIIATDADVDGSHIRTLILTLLFRYFRPLIDGGFIYIAQPPLYKIKKGKEIFYAYTDDEKNKITGGDFEEIEEEATEEVAEESEEAEEQKAKNSNKWHIQRYKGLGEMNAEELWETTMDPSNRILKQVTIEDATEADKIFDTLMGSDVAPRKSFIQSHAEYADIDV; from the coding sequence ATGCCGAAAGAAAAAAAAGAATCTAAATACGGAGCAGATCAGATATCAGTACTAGAAGGCCTAGAGCCAGTAAGAAAAAGGCCCGGAATGTATATCGGTACAACTGGCCCAGAAGGTCTTCATCACTTGATTTGGGAGATTTTCGATAACTCTCGTGACGAGGCCATGGGAGGTTTTTGTGATCGTATAGAAATAGCCCTCCTTCCTGGAAATAAAATAAGAGTAGTAGACAACGGTAGAGGTATACCAACTGATACTCACTCTAAGACTAAAGTTTCAGCTCTTGAAACAATCATGACAACTCTTCACGCTGGAGGTAAGTTTGGTGGAGAAGGATACAAGGTTTCTGGAGGTCTTCACGGTGTGGGTGCTTCTGTTGTAAACGCTCTATCTGTTTATATGAAGGCAGAAGTTCATAGAGATGGTTCTAAATTCATCCAAGAATATTCTAAGGGTATAAAAAAATATAACGTCAAAAAAGTTGGAAAAAGTGACTACACAGGAACAATAGTTACTTTTGAGCCAGATATAGAAATTTTCAAAGAAATAAAGTTTGACTGGAATAAGGTAGTAAATCACATGAGACAACAAGCATACCTTGTAAAAGGCTTGAGGATTTCAATTCTAGATTTGCGAGAATGGGATGGTGGACTCGAGAAAGGTGAATCTATAGATGAAGCAATTTATCTAGAAGACCTGCAATTACCTTATCCGGATATGAGTTTTTGCTTTGATGGAGGACTAGTTTCTCTTATAAGATTCCAAAACAGAGATGATAAACCTGTTCACTCAACAATATTTTATGTAGAAAAAGAAGACAGTGGTGTTGGTGTGGAAGTTGCACTTCAGTATATAGATGATATAGATACAAAAATTATTCCTTTTGCAAACAATATATATCAATCAGAAGGGGGAACACACGTAACTGGTTTTAAAACTGCACTTACAAGACTTCTAAACACTTACGCAAAGAAAAATAATCTAGTCAAAGAATCTGACGGAAGCTTCACTGGAGAAGACGTACTAGAAGGACTTGTTGCATCTATATCTGTAAAATTGGAAGAGATACAATTCGAAGGTCAGACAAAGGCAAAACTTGGATCTACAGAGGCTCAGGGGGCTGTGGCTACTGTTTTTGGAGATGCATTTGGAGCTTTTCTAGAAGAGAAGCCAGAAGAAGCAAAAGCTATAATAAACAAAGCCCTTCTTGCGGTAAGAGCAAGAAAAGCAGCAAAGGCAGCCAAGGATTCTGTTTTGAGAAAGGGTGCACTAGAAGGAATGACACTCCCCGGAAAACTTGCTGACTGTTCTTCTAAAAATGCAGCAGATTCAGAAATATTTATTGTAGAGGGAGACTCTGCGGGCGGTACAGCAAAAACAGGTAGAGACAGAACAACACAGGCGGTTCTTCCTCTCAGAGGAAAAATTTTGAACATAGAGAGAGCAAGGCTCGACAAGATCCTTTCTTCTGAACAAGTAAAGAACTTGGTTGTTGCACTAGGTACATCTATAGGAGAAATGTTCGACATTGATAAACTTAGATATCACAAAGTTATTATAGCAACAGATGCCGACGTTGACGGATCTCACATCAGGACACTTATACTTACACTTTTGTTTAGATACTTTAGACCACTTATAGATGGAGGATTTATATACATCGCACAACCGCCACTATATAAAATAAAGAAAGGAAAAGAAATTTTCTATGCTTATACAGATGATGAAAAAAATAAAATAACTGGAGGTGATTTTGAGGAAATAGAAGAAGAGGCTACGGAAGAAGTCGCTGAAGAAAGTGAAGAAGCAGAAGAGCAAAAAGCAAAAAACTCTAACAAGTGGCACATACAAAGATACAAGGGTCTCGGAGAAATGAACGCCGAAGAGTTGTGGGAGACTACAATGGATCCAAGTAATCGTATACTAAAACAAGTTACTATCGAAGACGCAACAGAGGCAGACAAAATCTTCGATACTCTCATGGGTAGTGATGTTGCTCCTAGAAAGAGTTTCATTCAATCTCACGCAGAATACGCAGACATAGACGTATAA
- a CDS encoding threonine--tRNA ligase, protein METQQMEKYRHTLAHLLGAAVLELYPGSKLTLGPAIEDGFYYDIDVEGKISEDDLKNIEKKMSDLLKSWDSFSHKEVSQEEALEVYKDNEYKKELIQEIGERGEKITLYTSGDFTDLCRGGHLENPKQEIQKGSWKLDRISGAYWRGSEKNKMLTRIYGIAFESNEKLKEFEEMRREAEKRDHRKIGQEQKLFFIDEMVGKGLVMWQPNGTIIRDEVEKLAVQKEASGGYKRVVTPHLAKKELFLTSGHLPYYEEDMYPKMEMDDGTYYLKAMNCPHHHIMYRHEPRSYRDLPLRLAEYGTVYRNERSGTLAGLLRVRGLCMNDAHIYCRKDQIKSEFEAALRLTMEYFEIFGLKDYWFRLSKWDPNKKEKYIDEPENWDFTENEIRNLLVEMGVKFVEAEDEAAFYGPKVDIQFKSVIGRTETMSTVQLDFAAKKRFELTYKDDKGEENGDVFVIHRAPLSTHERFIAFLIEHYGGTWPIWLSPRQVNIIPIGENESSYAHEVRDILSSKNIRVEIDESSDSLGKKIRNSKISKTPYTLVIGQKEVEDKSVTVEKRGEEKGEVLKLEDFVKMIEEKIITRDNNL, encoded by the coding sequence ATGGAGACACAACAAATGGAAAAATACAGGCATACTTTGGCCCACCTTCTAGGTGCTGCTGTTTTAGAACTATATCCTGGTAGTAAATTAACCCTTGGTCCAGCTATAGAAGACGGATTTTATTACGATATAGACGTAGAGGGTAAAATAAGTGAAGATGACCTAAAAAACATAGAAAAGAAAATGAGCGATCTTCTGAAGTCTTGGGATAGCTTTTCTCACAAAGAAGTGAGTCAAGAAGAAGCTCTAGAAGTTTACAAAGACAATGAATACAAAAAAGAACTTATTCAAGAAATCGGAGAAAGAGGAGAAAAGATAACACTATACACCTCTGGAGATTTTACCGATCTTTGCAGGGGCGGACATTTAGAAAATCCAAAACAAGAAATACAAAAAGGCTCATGGAAGCTTGATCGTATTTCTGGTGCATACTGGAGAGGAAGTGAAAAAAACAAAATGCTTACTCGTATATACGGAATTGCTTTTGAAAGTAACGAAAAACTAAAAGAGTTCGAAGAAATGCGAAGAGAAGCGGAAAAAAGAGACCACAGAAAAATAGGACAAGAACAAAAACTATTCTTCATAGACGAGATGGTTGGAAAGGGTCTAGTTATGTGGCAACCAAACGGAACAATCATAAGAGATGAAGTAGAAAAATTGGCTGTCCAAAAAGAAGCTAGCGGTGGCTACAAAAGAGTTGTAACTCCACACCTAGCAAAAAAAGAACTTTTCCTGACATCTGGACACTTACCATATTACGAAGAAGACATGTATCCAAAAATGGAGATGGATGATGGAACATATTATCTCAAGGCAATGAACTGCCCTCATCACCATATAATGTATCGCCATGAACCAAGAAGCTATAGAGACCTACCTCTAAGACTTGCAGAATATGGAACAGTGTACAGAAACGAAAGATCTGGAACATTGGCAGGACTACTCAGAGTTCGTGGACTTTGTATGAACGATGCTCATATATACTGCAGAAAAGACCAAATAAAAAGCGAGTTCGAAGCAGCACTAAGACTGACAATGGAATACTTTGAAATATTTGGCCTCAAGGATTATTGGTTCAGACTTTCTAAGTGGGATCCAAACAAAAAAGAAAAATATATAGATGAGCCAGAAAACTGGGATTTTACAGAAAATGAAATAAGAAATCTCCTTGTTGAAATGGGAGTAAAGTTTGTCGAAGCAGAAGACGAAGCGGCGTTCTATGGACCAAAAGTAGATATACAATTCAAATCTGTGATAGGTAGAACAGAAACAATGTCTACAGTTCAGCTAGACTTTGCAGCAAAGAAAAGATTTGAACTTACTTACAAAGACGACAAGGGTGAAGAAAACGGTGATGTATTTGTAATACACAGAGCTCCTCTTTCTACTCACGAGAGATTTATAGCATTTCTTATAGAACACTACGGTGGTACGTGGCCTATATGGCTTTCTCCAAGACAGGTAAACATAATACCTATCGGGGAAAACGAGTCTTCATATGCACATGAAGTGAGAGATATATTATCTTCTAAAAATATAAGAGTTGAGATAGATGAATCTTCTGACTCTCTAGGCAAAAAAATACGAAACTCAAAAATTTCCAAGACTCCCTACACACTAGTTATCGGACAAAAAGAAGTCGAAGACAAATCTGTAACAGTAGAAAAAAGAGGTGAAGAAAAAGGTGAAGTGCTAAAGCTAGAAGACTTTGTTAAAATGATAGAAGAAAAAATAATTACAAGAGATAACAACTTATAA